The Thermoplasma sp. Kam2015 genome has a segment encoding these proteins:
- a CDS encoding zinc ribbon domain-containing protein, producing the protein MYHCDACGLTIDRDYNASKSIKRLD; encoded by the coding sequence ATATACCACTGTGATGCATGCGGTTTAACGATCGACAGGGATTACAACGCATCGAAGAGCATAAAAAGATTGGATTGA
- the tmk gene encoding dTMP kinase: MFIAIEGIDGAGKTTLAEGIYQLLLREGYHVYLTKEPTDDIDNYKGDAVELFLKFTLNRYRHQFDLIDRINSGCIVVCDRYIRSSYAYQFQGVQEFFGDAGKARQWMDEVSKIIKLRPDVHIYVDIDVATAMQRVSRRGIRNLGFEDEEKLRQVRDIYESFQWDIKVDGHKDKKEMIEEAFSRLKPKIANHHRIDI; the protein is encoded by the coding sequence ATGTTCATAGCTATTGAGGGCATAGACGGTGCCGGTAAAACAACGCTGGCGGAAGGCATATATCAGCTGCTGTTGAGGGAAGGTTACCATGTTTACCTTACCAAGGAACCAACCGACGACATCGATAATTACAAGGGTGATGCCGTCGAACTCTTTCTGAAATTCACTTTAAACAGGTACAGGCATCAGTTTGATCTGATTGATCGCATTAACAGTGGCTGCATCGTTGTGTGCGACAGATACATACGATCTTCCTATGCATATCAGTTTCAGGGAGTGCAGGAGTTCTTCGGTGATGCGGGTAAGGCGAGACAATGGATGGATGAGGTCTCGAAGATAATCAAGCTGAGGCCCGATGTGCACATATACGTGGACATAGACGTGGCCACGGCCATGCAGAGAGTCTCCAGAAGGGGAATAAGGAATCTCGGATTCGAGGATGAGGAAAAGCTGAGGCAGGTCCGAGACATTTACGAAAGCTTCCAGTGGGATATCAAGGTGGACGGGCATAAGGATAAAAAAGAAATGATCGAAGAGGCATTCAGCAGATTGAAGCCCAAGATAGCGAACCATCATAGAATTGATATTTAG
- a CDS encoding carboxymuconolactone decarboxylase family protein — protein sequence MDNEYKEIRNFAEHSLGEMPQVIELLFKLDKESAIEQFTQNQALYLGRKALPLKTRILIAISVALANGPKESVMIHYKLAKRYGVESLEIVDAMRATKMALMSSTLDSTDILIDQFNNEERSSDDEGVSLLLKSVKAEAGIVPDRVITASRFSSALVREHLREKKAMLKPVKLSAKEIYAIAFAVSASIRDRECEKVYLDQFVKNGGNKAEAEDILTITRFLSGNRAFVNGLNVLKILVK from the coding sequence ATGGACAATGAATATAAGGAGATAAGAAATTTTGCAGAACACTCGCTCGGTGAGATGCCACAAGTTATAGAATTACTTTTTAAATTGGACAAAGAGTCGGCGATAGAGCAGTTCACTCAGAACCAAGCTCTATATCTAGGAAGAAAAGCTCTTCCTCTTAAGACAAGGATATTGATAGCTATTTCTGTAGCCCTAGCAAATGGACCAAAAGAGTCTGTGATGATACACTACAAACTTGCCAAGAGATACGGAGTCGAATCGCTTGAAATAGTTGATGCTATGAGAGCGACGAAAATGGCGCTTATGTCATCCACCTTGGACAGTACTGATATTCTTATAGATCAGTTTAATAATGAGGAAAGATCATCTGATGATGAAGGCGTCTCATTACTGCTAAAAAGTGTAAAAGCTGAAGCTGGTATAGTTCCGGATAGAGTAATCACAGCTTCCAGATTTTCCTCGGCTCTTGTAAGGGAACATCTAAGGGAAAAGAAGGCAATGTTGAAGCCAGTCAAGTTATCCGCCAAGGAAATATATGCCATAGCCTTTGCAGTCAGCGCCTCGATAAGAGATCGTGAGTGTGAAAAGGTATACCTAGATCAGTTCGTGAAAAATGGCGGAAATAAGGCTGAGGCTGAAGACATTCTCACTATAACAAGATTTCTATCTGGCAATCGAGCCTTTGTAAATGGCCTTAACGTATTAAAAATATTGGTAAAATAA
- the folP gene encoding dihydropteroate synthase, with protein MGGLIIPRRGSYARSGNKFQFEIFSDKVPPVDHEEITESGKKKYLVWADQKLLRDLMEFYSINPGHEDHASAAIFKALDEKPAIPKIMGIVNATPDSFYPGSRVLGHSDLVFKMIDEKPDIIDIGAESTRPGSKGVDPSTELDRLIPIVKMVRDYSDIPISIDSRHPSVIDGLTKYEINYINDISGFTDRRMIEIAKDSGLNCIVMHMRGTPENMQSMTTYDDVIYEVSAFLADRTEALLKNDVSFDRIILDPGIGFAKDIKGNVEILRNIKSFNIGFPLLVGTSRKSFIGMITGQKVENRLAGTIGTSIYLAENRVSILRVHDVKENRDALTTYLVLAS; from the coding sequence ATGGGTGGCTTGATCATCCCGCGTAGAGGATCGTATGCGAGATCCGGAAATAAGTTCCAGTTTGAGATATTTTCAGACAAAGTCCCGCCGGTTGATCATGAAGAGATCACAGAATCCGGAAAGAAAAAATATCTGGTCTGGGCTGATCAGAAACTGCTCAGAGACCTAATGGAATTCTATTCCATCAATCCTGGTCATGAAGACCACGCCTCTGCGGCCATATTCAAGGCCCTGGATGAAAAACCGGCCATACCAAAGATAATGGGCATCGTCAATGCAACCCCGGATTCATTTTATCCCGGAAGCCGTGTGCTTGGCCATTCCGATCTGGTATTCAAGATGATAGACGAGAAACCGGATATAATCGACATAGGGGCGGAGAGCACAAGGCCAGGAAGCAAAGGAGTCGATCCCTCGACGGAGCTTGATAGGCTGATTCCCATCGTGAAGATGGTGAGGGATTATTCAGATATTCCAATATCGATAGATTCCAGGCATCCGTCAGTCATAGACGGCCTGACAAAGTACGAGATAAATTACATAAATGATATATCTGGTTTCACAGACCGCAGGATGATAGAAATAGCTAAGGATTCCGGTCTGAACTGTATAGTCATGCATATGCGAGGTACCCCGGAGAACATGCAGAGCATGACCACATACGATGATGTAATATACGAGGTATCTGCATTTCTGGCAGATCGGACAGAGGCGCTTTTGAAGAACGATGTGAGCTTCGATCGCATAATACTCGATCCGGGCATAGGATTTGCGAAGGATATAAAGGGCAACGTGGAGATACTCCGAAATATAAAGAGCTTCAACATAGGCTTTCCACTGCTTGTCGGCACCTCTAGAAAGAGCTTCATAGGTATGATAACGGGGCAGAAGGTTGAAAACAGGCTTGCCGGCACCATCGGCACAAGCATATACCTGGCTGAAAACAGAGTATCAATACTGAGAGTTCATGATGTCAAGGAGAACAGGGATGCACTTACCACCTACCTCGTTTTGGCATCATGA
- a CDS encoding helix-turn-helix transcriptional regulator: MTAQQEDIYPSLAPLEIKDFEGPAEIYQALSSKIRLAMIYLMKKYGKVYAQQLMEALDISQPSITSHLNKLYRSGIVTRDEGKKFTFYLINTKYTFLLEPFFREIQDIEESKKGIQL; the protein is encoded by the coding sequence ATGACCGCACAACAGGAAGATATTTATCCTTCCCTGGCACCACTGGAGATCAAAGATTTTGAAGGACCGGCAGAGATATATCAGGCCCTATCCTCAAAGATCAGATTAGCGATGATCTATCTTATGAAAAAATATGGTAAGGTTTATGCACAACAATTAATGGAAGCATTAGATATATCACAACCCTCCATAACATCCCATTTGAATAAACTTTACAGATCGGGAATTGTAACGAGAGATGAGGGAAAAAAGTTCACATTTTACCTAATAAATACGAAATATACCTTTTTGCTGGAGCCATTCTTTCGGGAAATTCAGGATATAGAAGAGTCGAAGAAAGGGATACAGCTATAA
- the purN gene encoding phosphoribosylglycinamide formyltransferase, with amino-acid sequence MKSVCVLVSGTGTTLQAVMDAIQEGKLDAKICKVIADRDCMAIERAKTANIKTAIVRRGVNFHIDLLREMEESGADLFLLAGFLSILSPEVIQRFRNRIINTHPSLLPCFGGKGFYGRKVHEAVIKSGAKISGCTVHFVTEDIDGGPIILQRAVQIDDIDTPESLENKIHAIEHSAVIQALRIIMSGNYIIDGKRVIYP; translated from the coding sequence ATGAAAAGTGTATGTGTGCTCGTATCAGGTACCGGAACTACACTGCAGGCAGTTATGGATGCGATCCAAGAGGGAAAACTGGATGCGAAAATATGCAAGGTGATAGCGGATAGGGATTGCATGGCCATAGAACGGGCAAAGACCGCTAACATCAAGACAGCCATCGTCAGGAGAGGTGTAAATTTTCATATCGATCTCCTAAGGGAGATGGAGGAGTCTGGAGCTGATCTCTTCCTGCTCGCCGGGTTTCTGAGCATATTGAGTCCTGAGGTTATCCAAAGGTTCAGAAACAGAATAATTAACACACATCCAAGCCTGCTTCCTTGCTTTGGCGGTAAGGGCTTCTACGGTAGAAAGGTTCATGAAGCGGTGATAAAGAGTGGCGCAAAGATATCAGGATGCACTGTACATTTTGTCACCGAGGATATAGACGGCGGTCCGATAATACTCCAGAGGGCGGTTCAGATAGATGATATCGATACGCCAGAATCACTTGAGAATAAAATACATGCTATAGAGCATTCTGCTGTTATACAGGCACTTCGCATAATAATGTCCGGTAATTACATCATTGATGGAAAACGTGTGATCTATCCATGA
- a CDS encoding ABC transporter permease encodes MVSIGSDDIHNYYVGTKFQFAYYFRSRRFIGLLIFSIFITVLILFLDLHYNYSVLKTENSAEFFANYFSNDIIAFFAILAAFFGGDMISMDLGTSTAFYTLVQPIRRSVLYLGRYTAAFLSTLAFVSIIYIGAIAGSLYLYGMVSNLILPSFGFALLYMLALISFATLFSAIFKTPSIGLVVSILFLILVYPAVQGILSALAGINPWMFVTYAGEMIYLVFSKNYVVYSVTHTRFAYLYTFNPTGNEAILIMIGYIIVFSLISMIVFAKKEIKG; translated from the coding sequence ATGGTTTCGATTGGGTCGGACGACATACATAATTACTACGTTGGAACGAAATTTCAATTTGCATATTATTTCAGAAGCCGCAGATTCATTGGGCTTCTCATATTTTCAATATTCATAACCGTACTCATACTGTTCCTTGATCTGCATTATAATTATTCAGTCCTTAAGACTGAAAATTCAGCAGAATTCTTCGCGAATTATTTCTCAAACGATATAATTGCTTTTTTTGCAATACTGGCAGCCTTCTTCGGCGGTGACATGATCTCGATGGATCTGGGTACAAGCACTGCTTTTTATACACTGGTGCAGCCTATAAGACGCAGCGTTCTATACCTAGGCAGATATACGGCTGCCTTTCTCTCGACACTGGCGTTCGTCTCCATAATTTACATAGGTGCGATCGCTGGTTCTCTCTATCTGTATGGGATGGTATCCAATCTGATACTGCCATCATTTGGATTTGCGCTACTCTATATGCTTGCCCTCATATCATTTGCAACGCTCTTCAGCGCCATATTCAAGACCCCAAGCATAGGTCTGGTGGTGTCAATACTCTTCCTGATTCTTGTTTATCCAGCTGTTCAGGGTATATTATCAGCGCTGGCAGGTATAAACCCATGGATGTTTGTAACATACGCTGGTGAGATGATATACCTTGTCTTTTCAAAGAATTATGTGGTTTATTCTGTCACACATACACGTTTTGCTTACCTATATACATTCAATCCTACAGGCAATGAGGCCATACTCATTATGATAGGTTACATAATAGTATTTTCGCTGATTTCGATGATCGTGTTTGCAAAGAAGGAGATAAAGGGATGA
- a CDS encoding PLP-dependent transferase — MVSNMYKGFNTRAVQSGELRDPKFGNVTTPIFETSTFIYPNPVEGAYIDHTRNEPYIYTRWGNPTTQAFEDKYAAVEGCEYALSFSSGMGAITSVIAGVLHPGSRILSISDLYGQTLYFFNKVLGDMGIKVDYIDTDRMNELDFDQSMYDAIYMESVTNPTLKVPDIKSVSDHARKPIIIVDATFASPYNQHPLDLGADVVIHSATKYIGGHSDIVMGVVGTNDREIFNNIVIRRKTFGSNPDPIQAYLALRGLKTLGLRMEKHNRNGSEIAKFLRNSDTVSMVYYPDTDIGKKVLSGFGGMVSFEIRKDIDVHKFLRKLKIPMVAASLGGVESLITLPAETSHSSLSKEERERMGISDNLVRFSIGIEDSEDLIADLENALKE; from the coding sequence ATGGTATCCAATATGTATAAAGGCTTCAACACGAGAGCTGTTCAGTCAGGAGAATTGAGAGATCCAAAGTTTGGAAATGTAACGACACCCATATTCGAAACATCAACCTTCATCTATCCAAATCCGGTAGAAGGTGCCTACATAGATCATACAAGGAATGAACCGTACATATACACCAGATGGGGAAACCCTACTACGCAGGCATTCGAAGATAAGTACGCCGCAGTTGAGGGGTGTGAATATGCACTCTCATTTTCCTCAGGTATGGGTGCGATAACGTCCGTTATAGCTGGTGTGCTACATCCTGGGAGCAGGATACTTTCCATATCTGACCTCTATGGGCAGACCCTCTATTTCTTCAACAAGGTACTCGGCGATATGGGAATAAAGGTTGACTACATAGATACGGACAGGATGAACGAACTTGATTTCGACCAGTCAATGTACGATGCCATCTATATGGAATCGGTTACAAATCCCACGCTCAAGGTGCCAGATATCAAATCTGTATCGGATCATGCCAGAAAGCCCATCATAATAGTGGATGCCACATTTGCATCGCCATACAACCAGCATCCACTTGATCTGGGGGCGGATGTGGTTATACACAGTGCCACAAAATACATAGGCGGCCACAGCGATATAGTTATGGGTGTTGTGGGCACAAATGATAGGGAGATATTCAACAACATCGTGATCAGAAGAAAGACCTTCGGATCAAACCCAGATCCTATTCAGGCCTATCTAGCATTGCGGGGCCTGAAGACTCTGGGATTGAGGATGGAGAAGCACAACAGGAACGGATCAGAGATAGCAAAATTCCTGAGGAACAGCGATACAGTTTCAATGGTATATTATCCTGACACAGACATCGGAAAAAAGGTGCTTTCAGGTTTCGGAGGGATGGTATCCTTCGAGATAAGGAAGGATATTGATGTCCACAAATTCTTGAGAAAACTCAAGATACCGATGGTGGCTGCCAGCCTTGGCGGGGTGGAAAGCCTGATAACTCTCCCGGCTGAGACTTCACACTCATCGCTCTCAAAGGAGGAGAGGGAAAGAATGGGAATAAGCGATAACCTTGTAAGATTCTCCATAGGGATAGAGGACTCTGAAGACCTTATAGCTGATCTGGAGAATGCACTCAAAGAATGA
- a CDS encoding CDGSH iron-sulfur domain-containing protein has translation MARLVLHERDHPYVVKVGDKEVHICGCGLSSHKPYCDGTHKITMDEGDHIYIYNAEKKREEFHSFYDNE, from the coding sequence ATGGCAAGACTAGTTTTGCATGAGAGAGACCACCCATACGTGGTCAAGGTTGGAGATAAAGAAGTGCATATATGCGGATGTGGTCTTTCTTCGCATAAACCCTACTGCGACGGTACACATAAGATAACCATGGATGAGGGAGATCACATATACATATACAACGCTGAGAAAAAAAGAGAAGAATTTCACTCGTTCTATGATAATGAGTGA
- a CDS encoding universal stress protein, translating into MVKLLIPVDFSPDSKDFVKAGLRILPDVDKIEFVYVIPLGMKELEDFVDADSIEYARKKAEQKMNDLINNLNVKAKEIAYTITDGDPASVLIDMANSGEFDAILIGHRGYAYISDFFIGSVTLKLISKARIPVIVVRKTKKGAEDIFEEK; encoded by the coding sequence ATGGTTAAATTGCTGATTCCGGTGGATTTCTCACCCGATTCTAAAGACTTTGTTAAGGCGGGCCTTAGAATATTGCCAGATGTCGACAAAATAGAGTTCGTATATGTGATACCGCTAGGGATGAAAGAACTTGAGGATTTTGTGGATGCCGATAGTATCGAATATGCTAGAAAAAAAGCTGAACAAAAAATGAACGATCTCATAAACAATCTGAATGTTAAAGCAAAGGAAATCGCGTATACAATAACCGATGGGGATCCTGCAAGCGTACTTATTGATATGGCGAATAGCGGTGAATTTGACGCCATTCTCATAGGCCACAGGGGCTATGCATATATCTCAGATTTCTTCATTGGCAGTGTAACTCTCAAGCTGATATCTAAAGCAAGAATACCGGTTATCGTCGTCAGAAAAACAAAAAAGGGTGCTGAAGATATATTTGAAGAAAAATAA
- a CDS encoding RAD55 family ATPase, whose amino-acid sequence MAPDQEGLQKTVKVSTGIERLDELLYGGFDRNDNIMVRGNNFSQKRSFIYNFIRNAANSGNNVILADFDFPSDGIMVDLARNGTNTDMIHILDGFAKPFQISPPANTEVLEDPGNIPSVLKQISASVQKMDSYVFVMLSATRYLLSQDENADRFFIQLINMNRKRSLVSLYAVDDFIPAERTEWFAYLMDSAVHFKNDGDRDYMRVLTLKRIRTKEWVRIYPEDSTFTLGSFNVERIK is encoded by the coding sequence ATGGCACCTGACCAAGAAGGATTGCAGAAAACAGTGAAAGTATCCACAGGCATTGAACGCCTTGACGAACTTTTATATGGCGGATTCGACAGAAATGACAATATAATGGTCAGGGGAAATAATTTCTCACAGAAGAGGAGCTTCATATATAATTTTATAAGGAATGCTGCCAACAGTGGGAATAATGTTATCTTGGCTGACTTTGACTTTCCCTCCGATGGTATTATGGTGGATCTGGCCAGAAACGGTACAAACACAGATATGATTCACATACTGGATGGGTTCGCCAAGCCGTTTCAGATCTCTCCGCCTGCCAACACCGAGGTGCTGGAAGATCCGGGTAACATCCCGTCTGTCCTGAAGCAGATATCTGCCTCAGTGCAGAAGATGGACAGCTATGTCTTCGTGATGCTTTCGGCTACGCGGTATCTTCTATCGCAGGATGAGAATGCGGATCGATTCTTCATACAGCTTATAAACATGAACAGGAAGAGATCCCTCGTATCCTTATACGCTGTAGACGATTTTATACCTGCGGAAAGAACGGAATGGTTCGCCTATCTTATGGATTCCGCTGTTCATTTTAAAAATGATGGCGATAGGGATTATATGAGGGTTCTTACGCTGAAGCGCATAAGGACAAAGGAGTGGGTGAGGATATATCCTGAGGACAGTACCTTTACGCTTGGGTCCTTCAACGTAGAGCGTATAAAATGA
- a CDS encoding mandelate racemase/muconate lactonizing enzyme family protein: MNSTIKNIEIIEMGEKSRETSSPWSSTILLVKLTTADGLVGYGEAPTTLMTLPVLESMKEVARVFNGKDFFNVEQNVFDFYRNSFYLPVSMEATSALSAFEIASWDLIGKQLGAPVYKLMGGEVNKKMRAYANGWYNDCVSPDDFLKKAKEVVKMGFTAMKFDPFGDNYDSISNEGLENAKNIVGTLRSELGDKIDLLIEYHGRFSKIAAIKAGMALEEYHPFFYEEPLHPDLDHDLLDLKNYYRVPIALGERVLNKKIFARFISQKLVDIIQPDLTNSGGILEGKKIAAIADGFGIPVAPHNAFGPIQTAATLNLDTTITNFIIQESFEMFWPDWKKKLVSGGYKLENGYFSLTGEPGVARVNEDIVEKYQVSGMEPFDDKEPPWVVSGTFKPYQQK; the protein is encoded by the coding sequence ATGAATTCTACCATCAAAAATATTGAAATTATAGAGATGGGAGAGAAATCGCGTGAGACTTCTTCTCCATGGAGCTCCACTATACTGCTGGTGAAATTAACAACTGCTGACGGCCTCGTAGGATATGGAGAGGCGCCAACTACCCTAATGACGCTGCCTGTACTGGAAAGCATGAAGGAAGTGGCAAGAGTCTTCAATGGAAAGGATTTCTTCAACGTTGAGCAGAACGTGTTTGACTTTTACAGAAACTCCTTCTATCTGCCAGTGTCCATGGAGGCAACATCCGCATTGAGCGCTTTTGAGATCGCCTCATGGGATCTGATAGGAAAGCAGCTCGGCGCACCGGTATACAAGCTTATGGGCGGTGAGGTTAATAAGAAGATGCGGGCCTATGCGAACGGCTGGTACAATGACTGTGTGTCTCCCGATGACTTCCTCAAGAAGGCTAAGGAAGTCGTGAAGATGGGGTTCACCGCCATGAAGTTTGATCCATTTGGAGACAATTATGATTCTATATCAAATGAAGGGCTGGAGAACGCAAAGAACATAGTTGGTACCTTGAGATCCGAACTCGGAGATAAGATCGATCTGCTTATAGAATATCATGGCAGGTTCTCAAAGATAGCTGCGATAAAGGCGGGAATGGCCCTGGAGGAATACCATCCGTTCTTCTATGAGGAACCGCTTCATCCCGATCTAGATCATGACCTTCTCGATCTCAAGAACTATTACAGAGTTCCTATTGCCCTGGGGGAGCGTGTCCTAAATAAGAAGATCTTTGCAAGGTTCATATCGCAGAAGCTTGTGGACATAATTCAGCCTGATCTGACGAATTCTGGAGGTATTCTTGAGGGGAAGAAGATCGCGGCTATTGCTGATGGGTTCGGTATTCCTGTGGCGCCACATAATGCTTTTGGCCCAATACAGACTGCTGCAACCCTGAATCTTGACACCACTATCACGAATTTCATCATACAGGAGAGCTTTGAGATGTTCTGGCCTGACTGGAAGAAGAAGCTCGTATCTGGAGGATACAAGCTGGAAAATGGATACTTCTCCCTCACAGGGGAACCTGGAGTGGCCAGAGTGAATGAGGATATAGTCGAAAAATACCAGGTATCCGGTATGGAACCTTTCGACGATAAGGAACCGCCATGGGTTGTTTCAGGTACCTTCAAGCCCTACCAACAAAAATAA
- a CDS encoding arsenic resistance protein, with the protein MSEMSRLVKVRDHLDKFLAIYVGIAIILGLIVGYYDYHWVALNRSVIKILELAAIIIMIFPMMVMMNFRGLGKAMKNWKLLTIVLLMNFGWGPIMAIFLGDLFVTNPLVKLGLFLAWLVPCSSMSVGYVGLMKGNIEASTALVAITFLVGIPLIPLYASAYGAAYHIHVSIMMLIITILEIIVAPLIIGIPTHEGLIQKLGKQKFREISPVFSSITMIGMFMIIFVIFFGDSKMVISHIQAVMGVFYSAIAFGTISLIFMTFILKTLKFNYWDSMAALFPSIGKNEGTAVAIAATAFSPLVAIAPGTLPIFQVIFLITYIKLRPRIAHFFGIKGKDAVFQEEMTEVVESIGGAR; encoded by the coding sequence ATGTCCGAAATGAGTAGGCTAGTAAAGGTCAGAGATCATCTAGATAAATTCCTAGCAATATATGTCGGCATAGCTATAATCCTCGGACTGATTGTGGGTTATTACGACTATCATTGGGTTGCACTTAATAGATCAGTCATAAAAATTCTAGAACTCGCCGCTATAATAATAATGATATTCCCAATGATGGTGATGATGAATTTCCGTGGTCTTGGAAAAGCAATGAAAAACTGGAAGCTCCTTACCATCGTATTACTAATGAATTTTGGCTGGGGACCTATAATGGCCATTTTTCTTGGTGATCTTTTTGTCACTAATCCTCTTGTTAAACTTGGACTATTTCTCGCCTGGCTTGTTCCATGCTCATCCATGAGCGTTGGATATGTCGGCCTAATGAAGGGTAACATAGAGGCTTCTACAGCTTTGGTCGCAATAACATTTTTGGTAGGAATCCCATTGATACCTCTCTATGCAAGCGCATATGGCGCGGCTTATCATATACATGTATCCATAATGATGCTGATAATAACCATATTGGAAATTATTGTTGCACCATTGATCATAGGGATTCCTACGCATGAAGGCCTCATACAAAAGCTTGGAAAACAGAAATTCAGAGAGATAAGCCCAGTATTTTCTTCTATAACGATGATAGGCATGTTCATGATCATTTTTGTTATATTCTTTGGAGACTCGAAAATGGTAATATCGCATATCCAGGCGGTTATGGGTGTATTCTATTCTGCCATTGCTTTTGGTACTATTTCTCTTATATTCATGACGTTTATTTTGAAAACTCTTAAATTCAATTACTGGGATTCGATGGCCGCCCTATTCCCAAGCATAGGTAAGAATGAGGGGACTGCTGTAGCGATAGCTGCCACTGCGTTCTCGCCACTAGTAGCTATAGCACCAGGAACGCTACCCATATTTCAAGTAATATTCCTTATAACCTACATAAAGCTACGTCCAAGGATAGCACATTTCTTTGGAATCAAGGGAAAAGATGCTGTCTTCCAGGAGGAGATGACAGAAGTTGTTGAGTCAATAGGAGGTGCTAGATAA
- a CDS encoding MBL fold metallo-hydrolase: MKIDGAVERIDGVMANVYLIIIEGKKVLIDAGTAGGGKKIIDFLDRNNTRPDFVLITHHHADHIGGLKEIADRFNPEIYVPDLEIKIITGEEDPPKPRSFLGRMVTSIMKFDPVKDVKPVSKADVPGVEEMATPGHTIGSTSYIVEDLHLLFSGDAAVESGGVLKINKSFTYEINSAQRSLEIIKGMKGYRVLPGHGDPVQL; encoded by the coding sequence ATGAAGATAGACGGGGCTGTTGAAAGAATAGATGGAGTGATGGCCAACGTTTACCTTATCATCATAGAGGGAAAGAAAGTCCTGATCGATGCTGGAACCGCCGGAGGTGGAAAGAAGATCATAGATTTTCTGGACAGAAATAACACCAGACCTGATTTTGTTCTGATAACGCACCATCATGCGGATCACATTGGCGGCCTTAAGGAGATAGCGGACAGGTTCAATCCCGAGATATACGTACCAGACCTGGAGATAAAGATCATAACTGGCGAGGAAGATCCGCCTAAACCCAGATCTTTCCTTGGCAGGATGGTAACGTCCATAATGAAGTTCGACCCTGTTAAGGATGTCAAACCAGTTTCAAAGGCTGATGTGCCAGGAGTGGAGGAGATGGCCACACCAGGCCATACCATAGGAAGCACATCTTATATCGTTGAGGATCTTCATCTGCTGTTCAGCGGAGATGCCGCGGTTGAATCCGGCGGTGTACTGAAGATCAACAAGAGCTTTACCTACGAGATCAACAGCGCCCAACGATCCCTTGAAATAATAAAGGGAATGAAGGGTTACCGTGTTCTGCCGGGTCATGGCGATCCCGTTCAGCTATGA